The Endozoicomonas sp. 4G DNA segment AACCTCGTTACGACCTCAAGAAAGCCAAACAGCTGATGAAAGAAGCAGGCTATGAAGAGGGCTTCTCCGTCACCATGATGGCGCCAAACAACCGCTACATTAACGATGCCAAAATTGCCCAGGCCGTAGCCAGCATGTTGGACCGTATCAACATCAAGGTTGATCTGAAAACCGTGCCTAAGGCACAGTACTGGCCAGCCTTTGATGAGCGTGCTGCTGACATGATGATGATCGGCTGGCACGCAGATACCGAAGATTCCGCCAATATGACGGAATACCTGACCGCCTGCGCCGATGCCACCACGGGTTGGGGTCAGTACAACAGTGGTAACTACTGCAACGAGTCCATCGATAAGCTGGTGAAAGCAGCAGGGACTGAAACCAACATGGACAAACGCGCCAAGCTGCTGCAGGAAGTTGAGAAGGAGTTATACCAGGAGGCAGCCTACGTGCCACTGCACTGGGAAAACCTGGCCTGGGGGGTTCGTAAAGGTGTGAACGCTGAAGAAGTGATTAACATTATGAACAACCCATACCTGGGGGATCTGGTGGTTAGCGAAAAATAGCCCTTAGCGAAAAGTAGCCGTGACAGGGTCGGCTCAGACCGGCCCTTTTTTGATTTTTTCCTTCTCTGATTCGTCATTCGCATAGAGCGGCATTTACAGAAGTACAACAAACGCTGCAGGATTTTTTATGTTGTTATTTTTATTCAGGAGACTGATGCAGGGTCTGGTGGTGATGTTTGTCATCAGCCTGATCAGTTTCTCTATCCAGGATAATCTGGGTGATCCTCTCAGAGAGATGGTGGGTGTGTCCGTCTCAGAAGCAGAAAGAGAGGCGCTGCGTGATGAGCTGGGCCTGAACGATCCTTTTCTGGTGCAATACGGTCGCTTTCTAGCCAATGCCGTTCAGGGCGACCTGGGCACTTCTTACTTCTTTAAAGAGCCCGCCCTGGAAGTGATTCTGGATAAACTGCCAGCGACGCTTGAGCTGGTATTCGGTGCCACCCTGCTGATTGTCTTGATAGCTATTCCAGCAGGTGTTTACAGTGCCATACGGCCAAACAGTTTTTTGACCAAATTGATTCTCGGGGTCAGTATTCTGGGTATTTCTGTCCCTGTTTTTCTGACCGCAATATTCGGTATTTATGTGTTTTCTATTGAGCTGGAATGGCTGCCCTCCTACGGACGGGGTGAATTAACCCATGTCTTTGGCAGTTGGGAAACCGGCTTTTTGACCCAAAGTGGCTGGCTGCATTTGATTCTGCCGTCTATTTCTCTGGCCAGTATCATGCTGCCTCTGTTTATTCGTCTGATTCGTTCCGAAATGGTGGAAGCCCTGCACACGGAATATGTAAAGTTTGCCAAAGCCAAAGGTTTGCAGAAAGCTCGTGTTTACTTCTTGCACGCGTTGAAAAACACCATGCTGCCGGTTATCACGGTAGGAGGTGTCCAGATCGGAACCATGGTCGCCTATACCATTTTGACAGAAACCGTGTTCCAGTGGCCGGGCATGGGCTTTATGTTCCTCGAAGCCGTAAACCGTGTTGATACCCCTTTGATTGTTGCCTATCTGATCGTTGTCGGTGGCATTTTTGTGATGGTGAATACCCTGGTGGACCTGATCTACGGCCTGATTAACCCAACCGTAAAACTGGCAGGAGGCAGCCAATGAGTGAGTTGCCCATAAATGAAGTCGGCGCACAACAGGCGCCTTCTACCTGGCAGAAGATTCGTCAGTCCAATATCTGGCACAGCTTCGTCAATGACCGTCTGGCCATGGTGGCGGCTTTGCTATTGGCGGTTATGGTCGCTGCGGCCTTGCTGGCACCGGTTATTGCGCCGACCAATCCTTATGATCTTGCCACCATCGATATTATGGATTCCGAGATAGCGCCTTATTGGAGTGAAGAAGGCGACGGGCGATTCTTACTGGGAACAGACTCTCAGGGCCGGGATATGCTGAGCACCATTCTTTATGGTGCCAGAATCTCCATCACCATCGGTTTCCTGGCGGTCTTGCTCCAGGCGTTGCTGGGCATTGTTATCGGTTTGACTGCTGGCTATGTGGGGGGACGGGTTGATGGTTTCCTGATGCGACTGGCAGATATTCAGTTATCGTTCTCCACCATGATGGTGGCCATTGTCGTACTGGCTATTTTTCAGGCCTCCTTTGGATCAGAGTTGTACAGCAAGTTGGCGATGTGGATGCTGATTCTGGTCATCGGTATTGCCGAATGGCCACAGTACGCCCGAACGATTCGTGCATCCGTTCTGGCTGAGAAAAAGAAAGAGTATGTTGAGGCTGCCAGAGTGATGGGCTTTGGCTCCGGGCGTATTATGTTTCGTCATATTCTGCCCAACTGCCTGTCTCCCATCCTGGTGATCTCAACCGTGCAGATTGCCAATGCCATTATCAGTGAAGCTGCCTTGTCTTTCCTGGGGCTGGGGATGCCGGTGTCAGAACCGTCATTGGGCTCGCTGATCTCGAGTGGCTTTGAGTATATTTTCTCTGGCAGCTGGTGGATTACGGTGATCCCCGGTGTCGTTCTGGTGACACTGGTGCTGGTGATTAACCTGCTGGGTGACTGGCTGAGGGATGTGCTTAACCCCAAACTCTACAAGGGTTAAGCAGCAAATTTTTGTCTGGGGTTCAGGGTGCAAACACCCTTTTCCTGCTCAATTGCCAGATCAGAACGCCAGTGAAAACGGTCGCCATCAGCGGGTTAAACCAGCTGGTGGCGCCTGTCACCAGAGTTCTTGAAATATCAAACGCGAACAGAACACCAAGGGCAATCAGACCGGTTGTCCACGTCAGTGTTTTATCTCGCCACTGAAAAGCAGCAGTAGCAAACCAGAAGGCCAGCGTGGTACCGAGAATAATGTAATCGGTATTGACGCTTCTGGGGTTGAACATAACGTGATAGCAGGCAGCAAAACTCAATAAATAAATCAGGCCATTTTTGGTGCCATGACGAACAATGGCATAAAAGCAAGCGGCCCAGGTGATGGCAGCCAGCATGACTTTTATAATGTTCTGCAGACTCTCGGGCACGGAGACGTTAAAAAGCTGTGCGGGAATATTAAAGAAACTGGCCCAGTTGGGGGTTGTGACTCCCAGGTCAACAGCCGAGTGAGCCATTTCAAGAAAATGCTTGTACTGCTCAACTCCGTAGTCCAGCCCAAACATCAGAGGTAATGACAGAAAGGCCAGCAGCATCACCGGCACTCTTAGCCAGAGCGGCCTGAACAATGTGGTTGCCAGCAGGAAAAAGACAATAAAGGTGGGTTTCAGGCTCATAATAAAAGCCAGAATCAGGGCCGCCGAATTCCAGCGTTGCTCTATGATCTGGCTGACTACCAGCATCATGGCGGCAATAAGGACGACATTGAACTGCCCGTTTCGAAAGCCCGAGAAAGCAAGGGGAACCGCTATCAGACTGAATAATCCAAACCGGTTAAAAAGTGTTTCCCCGGAGTATTCCTGAAAGTGCTTCAACAGTCTCAGGCTGGCCCAGGCATAAAGGCCTATGGTAAATAAACGCCATAGCAGGTCGGCAAGAAAAACCGGCAGTTTGGTGACCGGCACAAACAGCACGGCAAAGGTAGGCGTATAGATAAACCCTCCCGGTCCTGAGTAGAGTTTTACCCGGTCGATCCATCGCTCAGCGCCCAGCAGGTAACTGTCCAGCACGGTATGATGGCCCGGTTCCAGGACGACTTTGACAAAGATCAGAATCACCGCCAGACCCCAGAGAAACACTCCGAACAGGGCCGCAGGATGGTTTTTCAGGAGGAGGCTTTTCAGGGGGGGCATGTCCTTCATAAGAGCTCGTTATTTTTTAGAGTTATGTCCGGAAACAAACAGCGTTCACACGGCTGAAAGTCATTTGTTTTTTCCAATGCAGACTACAAAATACGACGAGAATGTCTTTTCTGCCAGTTGTGGGA contains these protein-coding regions:
- a CDS encoding ABC transporter permease; this translates as MLLFLFRRLMQGLVVMFVISLISFSIQDNLGDPLREMVGVSVSEAEREALRDELGLNDPFLVQYGRFLANAVQGDLGTSYFFKEPALEVILDKLPATLELVFGATLLIVLIAIPAGVYSAIRPNSFLTKLILGVSILGISVPVFLTAIFGIYVFSIELEWLPSYGRGELTHVFGSWETGFLTQSGWLHLILPSISLASIMLPLFIRLIRSEMVEALHTEYVKFAKAKGLQKARVYFLHALKNTMLPVITVGGVQIGTMVAYTILTETVFQWPGMGFMFLEAVNRVDTPLIVAYLIVVGGIFVMVNTLVDLIYGLINPTVKLAGGSQ
- a CDS encoding ABC transporter permease, coding for MSELPINEVGAQQAPSTWQKIRQSNIWHSFVNDRLAMVAALLLAVMVAAALLAPVIAPTNPYDLATIDIMDSEIAPYWSEEGDGRFLLGTDSQGRDMLSTILYGARISITIGFLAVLLQALLGIVIGLTAGYVGGRVDGFLMRLADIQLSFSTMMVAIVVLAIFQASFGSELYSKLAMWMLILVIGIAEWPQYARTIRASVLAEKKKEYVEAARVMGFGSGRIMFRHILPNCLSPILVISTVQIANAIISEAALSFLGLGMPVSEPSLGSLISSGFEYIFSGSWWITVIPGVVLVTLVLVINLLGDWLRDVLNPKLYKG
- a CDS encoding glycosyltransferase family 87 protein, yielding MKDMPPLKSLLLKNHPAALFGVFLWGLAVILIFVKVVLEPGHHTVLDSYLLGAERWIDRVKLYSGPGGFIYTPTFAVLFVPVTKLPVFLADLLWRLFTIGLYAWASLRLLKHFQEYSGETLFNRFGLFSLIAVPLAFSGFRNGQFNVVLIAAMMLVVSQIIEQRWNSAALILAFIMSLKPTFIVFFLLATTLFRPLWLRVPVMLLAFLSLPLMFGLDYGVEQYKHFLEMAHSAVDLGVTTPNWASFFNIPAQLFNVSVPESLQNIIKVMLAAITWAACFYAIVRHGTKNGLIYLLSFAACYHVMFNPRSVNTDYIILGTTLAFWFATAAFQWRDKTLTWTTGLIALGVLFAFDISRTLVTGATSWFNPLMATVFTGVLIWQLSRKRVFAP